The following proteins are encoded in a genomic region of Amyelois transitella isolate CPQ chromosome 14, ilAmyTran1.1, whole genome shotgun sequence:
- the LOC106132403 gene encoding protein mothers against dpp produces MDTDDGESSSSGPMSSLNSLFSFTSPAVKKLLGWKQGDEEEKWAEKAVDSLVKKLKKRKGAIEELERALSCPGTPSKCVTIPRSLDGRLQVSHRKGLPHVIYCRVWRWPDLQSHHELKPLEICQYPFSAKQKEVCINPYHYKRVESPILPPVLVPRHSEFAPGHSMLPFQRTAEPAMPHNVSYSGSGFPPSASSELPDTPPPAYSPPSDDSEPPGEVAPVSYQEPLYWASVAYYELNCRVGEIFHCNSHSVVVDGFTDPSNNSDRFCLGQLSNVNRNSTIENTRRHIGKGVHLYYVGGEVYAECLSDAAIFVQSRNCNHHHGFHPSTVCKIPPGCSLKIFNNREFAQLLSQSVNHGFEAVYELTKMCTIRMSFVKGWGAEYHRQDVTSTPCWIEIHLHGPLQWLDKVLTQMGSPHNAISSVS; encoded by the exons ATGGACACCGATGATGGGGAATCGTCCAGCAGTGGACCTATGTCCAGTCTGAACAGCTTGTTTTCATTTACAAGTCCTGCTGTGAAGAAATTGCTCGGTTGGAAACAG GGcgatgaagaagaaaaatggGCGGAGAAAGCTGTGGACAGTCTTGTGAAGAAGCTTAAGAAGAGAAAAGGCGCCATTGAGGAGTTGGAACGGGCTTTATCATGCCCCGGCACGCCGTCCAAATGTGTCACCATACCCCGCTCTTTGGATGGGAGATTGCAg GTATCACACCGCAAGGGTCTCCCGCACGTCATCTACTGCCGCGTGTGGCGCTGGCCCGACCTCCAGAGCCACCACGAGCTCAAACCCCTCGAGATCTGCCAGTACCCATTCAGCGCCAAGCAGAAAGAAGTCTGCATTAACCCCTACCACTACAAGAGAGTGGAGAGCCCGATCCTACCACCAGTCTTGGTACCGAGGCATTCAGAGTTCGCCCCTGGACATTCCATGCTGCCGTTCCAAAGAACAGCAGAGCCGGCTATGCCCCACAACGTCTCTTACTCCGGCTCTGGGTTCCCACCTTCAGCTAGCTCGGAACTACCAGACACACCTCCCCCAGCGTATTCTCCACCGTCAGACGACTCTGAACCACCTGGGGAAGTCGCCCCGGTCTCGTACCAAGAACCTTTGTATTGGGCTTCTGTTGCATACTACGAATTGAACTGTCGAGTCGGTGAGATATTCCACTGTAACTCTCATTCCGTTGTCGTCGACGGCTTCACAGATCCATCGAATAATAGCGACAGATTTTGTCTCGGACAGCTGAGTAACGTGAACAGAAATTCTACGATAGAGAACACGAGGCGCCACATAGGGAAAGGGGTGCATCTGTATTATGTCGGAGGTGAAGTTTACGCCGAGTGTTTGTCGGACGCTGCGATATTTGTCCAAAGCCGCAACTGCAACCACCACCACGGATTCCATCCGTCGACGGTATGTAAGATACCTCCAGGTTGTTCGCTAAAGATCTTTAATAACAGGGAGTTCGCTCAACTTCTGTCGCAGAGCGTGAACCATGGGTTTGAAGCTGTTTACGAGTTGACCAAGATGTGTACTATACGAATGTCTTTCGTCAAAGGCTGGGGCGCGGAGTATCACCGCCAAGATGTGACTTCCACTCCTTGTTGGATCGAGATACACCTTCATGGGCCTCTGCAGTGGCTTGATAAGGTGCTCACACAGATGGGCTCCCCTCACAATGCCATTTCCTCAGTATCTTAG